A part of Candidatus Stoquefichus sp. SB1 genomic DNA contains:
- a CDS encoding ABC transporter ATP-binding protein, whose protein sequence is MLKLEKVSKSFNVGTPNEKCVLKKINLELDEGDFVTVIGGNGAGKSTMLNMIAGVYPVDCGIITLDGKNISLAPEYERAKMIGRVFQDPMMGTAGDMQIIENLAMAARRGRNRTLRWGVTKEEKSEYYEAVKMLGLGLEERLTSKVGLLSGGQRQALTLLMATLHKPKLLLLDEHTAALDPATSAKVLNLTAKIVDEQNLTALMVTHNMKDAIDIGNRLIMMYDGHIIYDVKGEEKKKLTVNDLLKKFEEAIGEEFVNDRMLLG, encoded by the coding sequence ATGCTTAAGTTAGAAAAAGTATCAAAATCCTTTAATGTTGGGACACCTAATGAAAAATGTGTTCTTAAAAAGATTAATTTAGAACTTGATGAGGGTGACTTTGTCACTGTTATTGGTGGTAATGGTGCAGGAAAAAGTACAATGCTGAATATGATTGCTGGCGTTTATCCAGTCGATTGTGGAATTATTACTTTGGATGGAAAAAACATTTCATTGGCACCAGAATATGAACGTGCAAAAATGATTGGGCGTGTTTTCCAAGATCCTATGATGGGAACTGCAGGTGACATGCAAATTATCGAAAATTTAGCAATGGCTGCACGTCGTGGTAGAAATCGTACTTTACGCTGGGGTGTGACAAAAGAAGAAAAAAGTGAATATTATGAAGCTGTAAAAATGTTAGGTTTAGGTCTTGAGGAACGCTTAACAAGTAAGGTCGGACTCCTTTCTGGTGGTCAGCGTCAGGCATTGACTTTATTGATGGCAACATTGCATAAGCCTAAATTACTCTTATTAGATGAACATACAGCTGCATTAGATCCAGCTACGAGTGCTAAAGTTTTAAATTTAACAGCAAAAATTGTAGATGAACAAAATTTAACAGCATTAATGGTCACTCATAACATGAAAGATGCCATTGATATTGGTAATCGTTTAATTATGATGTATGATGGTCATATTATTTATGATGTTAAAGGTGAAGAAAAGAAAAAATTAACAGTTAATGACTTACTCAAGAAATTTGAAGAAGCCATTGGTGAAGAATTTGTTAATGATAGAATGCTTTTAGGCTAG
- a CDS encoding AraC family transcriptional regulator: MNYKELDILLKSAMSYSYSTDESLYKHFEQKFEKVPFQNDFLFVFHHDREFKNKNHMISLHQRMHGKVPNHIFHYIVMTYVYSGTLTMTVEDNTVTLSQGDMIIFDKHVPHSVEATGENDLGINIILNENYFSKKFINHLPNEQFTSQFMIELMNNQRTHNHYLHFYTKKDHLVHNCIQNILCEHYDSQMCSDDIIDNYIMILITHLVRKFQYNTNLSVQLFKNQQLLSEIIHYIQLHYQDGNLTTMCHQFGYDPSYTSKLIKQFSGKTFKQLVNEERMKKTMILLQNKELPIYEIAQEVGINNLTAFYKRFQEYSGYTPQEYRNKIE; encoded by the coding sequence ATGAACTATAAAGAATTAGATATTTTGTTAAAAAGTGCTATGAGTTATTCATATTCAACTGATGAAAGTCTTTATAAACATTTTGAACAAAAATTTGAGAAAGTTCCTTTTCAAAATGACTTTCTATTTGTTTTTCACCATGATCGAGAATTTAAAAATAAAAATCATATGATTTCACTTCATCAAAGAATGCATGGAAAAGTTCCAAATCATATTTTTCATTATATTGTGATGACATATGTCTATTCAGGAACGCTCACAATGACTGTTGAAGATAATACTGTTACACTATCACAAGGTGATATGATTATCTTTGATAAACATGTGCCTCATAGTGTAGAAGCAACAGGTGAGAATGATTTAGGTATTAATATTATTTTAAATGAAAATTATTTCTCTAAAAAATTTATCAATCACTTACCCAATGAGCAATTCACTTCGCAATTTATGATTGAACTTATGAATAATCAGCGTACTCATAATCACTATCTTCATTTTTATACAAAGAAAGATCATCTTGTGCATAACTGTATTCAAAATATTTTGTGTGAACATTATGATTCTCAGATGTGCTCAGATGATATCATTGATAACTATATTATGATTCTGATTACGCATCTGGTTAGAAAATTTCAATACAATACGAATCTTTCTGTGCAATTATTTAAGAATCAGCAGCTTTTATCAGAGATCATTCATTACATTCAGCTTCATTATCAGGATGGTAACCTCACTACAATGTGTCATCAATTTGGCTATGATCCTTCATATACCAGCAAACTTATTAAGCAGTTTTCTGGCAAAACATTTAAACAGCTTGTCAATGAAGAACGTATGAAAAAAACAATGATTTTGCTACAAAACAAAGAATTACCTATCTATGAAATTGCGCAAGAAGTTGGCATTAACAATTTGACAGCATTTTATAAAAGATTTCAGGAATATAGCGGTTATACACCTCAGGAATACCGAAATAAAATAGAATAA
- a CDS encoding DUF421 domain-containing protein gives MKYVEIFIECVGTYFYLIILLRYLGKKEMGKLSISDLIVFLLISELMTLSIGDDNVNFLHGALAALVIILLDKLCSYVSMKFKPVKKVLEGHPTFIVYQGKLNQEKMRALNYSVDDLCHHLREQGIGSLSEVEFAVLETDGQLSVIESQKSQVDMPESLINDGEINYEILQTMNRDEAWLKKQLHQHGVKDYRDIFYCVLEKERLFFIKK, from the coding sequence ATGAAATATGTAGAAATATTTATTGAATGTGTTGGCACATATTTTTATTTGATTATTTTACTAAGATATCTTGGAAAAAAGGAAATGGGAAAATTAAGCATTTCTGATTTAATTGTTTTTTTGTTGATTAGTGAACTTATGACATTATCTATTGGTGATGATAATGTGAATTTTTTACATGGGGCTTTAGCAGCACTTGTGATTATTTTATTAGATAAATTGTGTTCATATGTCTCTATGAAGTTTAAACCTGTCAAAAAGGTGTTAGAAGGGCATCCTACTTTTATTGTTTATCAAGGCAAGTTAAATCAGGAAAAAATGCGTGCATTGAATTATTCAGTCGATGATCTTTGTCATCATTTAAGAGAGCAGGGAATAGGCTCTTTATCGGAAGTAGAATTTGCAGTTTTAGAAACTGATGGTCAATTATCAGTTATTGAAAGTCAGAAGAGTCAGGTGGATATGCCTGAATCACTTATTAATGATGGAGAAATTAATTATGAGATTTTACAGACAATGAATAGAGATGAAGCATGGTTAAAGAAACAATTACATCAGCATGGCGTGAAAGATTATCGTGATATATTTTATTGTGTTTTAGAAAAGGAAAGATTATTTTTTATAAAAAAATAG
- a CDS encoding ABC transporter permease, producing the protein MGLLLSLQGAIGQGILWGIMALGIYLTFRVLDIADLSVDGSFATGGAVCAVSIINGIHPVIAILLATLSGFAAGFITGFLHTKCKMPAILAGILTQLALYSINLRIMGKSNIPLLQSSTLFKDFANFVNMTPNWITIIIGLICSILVIIGIYWFLGTEFGSCLRATGNNENMVRANGVNTDTTKLFGLMLSNGLVAMSGALVTQQQSVADVKMGVGAIVIGLASIVIGEVVFGKKAGFKLRLVSIIVGSIIYRIIVALVLQMGLNTDDLKLLTALIVAIALTVPVILEKRKRVAMYKKLTGKEFQDHA; encoded by the coding sequence ATGGGATTATTATTATCATTACAAGGTGCAATAGGGCAAGGAATTCTTTGGGGAATCATGGCCCTTGGTATCTATTTAACATTTCGTGTTTTAGATATTGCTGATTTATCTGTAGATGGAAGTTTTGCAACTGGTGGAGCCGTTTGTGCTGTTTCTATTATTAATGGAATTCATCCAGTTATTGCTATTCTTTTAGCAACTTTGTCAGGTTTTGCAGCTGGCTTTATTACTGGTTTTTTGCACACTAAATGTAAAATGCCAGCTATCCTAGCTGGGATATTAACTCAGTTAGCCCTCTATTCTATCAATTTAAGAATTATGGGAAAGAGTAATATTCCACTTTTACAATCTTCAACTTTATTTAAAGATTTTGCTAATTTTGTGAATATGACACCAAACTGGATTACAATTATTATTGGTCTCATTTGTAGTATACTGGTTATTATTGGAATTTACTGGTTCTTAGGAACTGAATTTGGTTCTTGTTTAAGAGCAACTGGTAATAATGAAAATATGGTAAGAGCTAATGGTGTGAATACTGATACAACAAAACTCTTTGGTTTGATGTTAAGTAATGGATTGGTTGCTATGAGTGGTGCATTAGTAACGCAACAGCAAAGTGTTGCCGATGTAAAAATGGGTGTTGGTGCGATTGTTATTGGACTTGCTTCGATTGTTATTGGGGAAGTTGTTTTTGGTAAAAAAGCTGGTTTTAAATTAAGATTGGTTTCTATTATTGTTGGTTCTATTATTTATCGTATTATTGTTGCCTTAGTTTTACAAATGGGATTAAATACAGATGATTTAAAACTGCTCACTGCACTTATTGTTGCTATTGCCTTAACAGTCCCTGTTATCCTTGAAAAGAGAAAACGAGTAGCAATGTATAAGAAACTCACAGGAAAGGAATTCCAAGATCATGCTTAA
- a CDS encoding PTS sugar transporter subunit IIC, with the protein MEKKNSFFDTLSNVLGKVSVKLSGNIYINAIKDGMLAYMPFAFIASIFLIIAFFPVPAFTDFITNITGLETAVWQGKLALVNDASLGIGGLLVLLAISRSLADKLKINGMQVSLTAVVAFVLLIPFGTHVIDPKTSLKFIDVTYLGAQTIFLSILISIVTAKVYQFIDNKGIKIKMPAAVPPAVSAPFESIIPSFVVITIFWILRLVIDAFSGGSALAIFNHVLGMPLQAVGGSLPGVIIVKMFSQLLWFFGIHGDSIVNGVMTPIFQVLQDANKTVSMAGGVPTNIICQSFWDSFASIGIIGSIVSIVMIAKSKRYKEMKKIAGVPYIFNVGEPTLFGIPLMMNVIYFIPFILSNVASIVISYVAFALKLVPVCTGLAQVPWTTPIIISGYLTTGSLAGSLLQIVCLVAVVLIWLPFVRVADNQLVKEEAELEVQNQNGETVKEVE; encoded by the coding sequence ATGGAAAAGAAAAACTCGTTTTTTGATACTCTTTCAAATGTATTAGGAAAAGTATCAGTGAAATTAAGTGGAAATATTTATATCAATGCAATTAAAGATGGAATGTTAGCATATATGCCATTTGCTTTTATTGCTTCTATATTCTTGATTATTGCTTTTTTCCCAGTACCAGCATTTACTGATTTTATTACCAATATAACTGGTTTAGAAACTGCTGTTTGGCAGGGGAAATTGGCTTTGGTGAATGATGCAAGTTTAGGGATTGGAGGTTTGTTAGTACTGCTGGCAATTTCTAGATCTTTAGCAGATAAATTAAAGATCAATGGCATGCAAGTATCACTGACAGCTGTTGTCGCATTTGTCTTACTTATTCCTTTTGGAACACACGTTATTGATCCGAAAACAAGCCTTAAATTTATTGATGTGACTTATTTAGGAGCACAGACAATTTTCTTATCAATTTTAATTTCTATTGTGACTGCAAAAGTTTATCAGTTTATTGATAATAAAGGAATTAAAATTAAAATGCCTGCAGCTGTTCCACCTGCTGTATCAGCTCCATTTGAATCAATTATTCCTTCATTTGTTGTGATTACGATTTTCTGGATTCTAAGATTAGTGATTGATGCTTTTAGTGGAGGCAGTGCTTTAGCTATTTTTAACCATGTTCTAGGTATGCCATTGCAGGCAGTTGGAGGTTCTTTACCTGGTGTTATTATTGTTAAGATGTTCTCACAATTATTATGGTTCTTTGGGATTCATGGTGATTCTATTGTGAATGGCGTGATGACTCCAATCTTCCAGGTTTTACAAGATGCCAATAAAACAGTTTCTATGGCTGGTGGCGTTCCTACAAATATCATCTGTCAAAGTTTCTGGGATAGTTTTGCAAGTATTGGAATTATTGGATCGATTGTTTCTATTGTCATGATTGCAAAAAGTAAACGTTATAAAGAAATGAAGAAAATTGCAGGGGTTCCTTATATTTTCAACGTCGGTGAACCTACATTATTTGGAATTCCATTAATGATGAATGTTATCTATTTTATTCCCTTTATTTTAAGCAATGTTGCGTCAATTGTGATTTCTTATGTTGCTTTTGCTTTAAAACTGGTTCCTGTTTGTACAGGTTTAGCTCAGGTCCCATGGACAACACCGATTATCATTAGTGGATATTTAACAACAGGAAGTCTTGCAGGTTCTCTTTTACAGATTGTATGTTTGGTTGCAGTCGTTCTGATATGGTTACCATTTGTCAGAGTTGCAGATAATCAATTGGTTAAAGAAGAAGCTGAATTAGAAGTTCAAAACCAAAATGGAGAAACAGTAAAAGAAGTTGAATAA
- a CDS encoding ZIP family metal transporter, protein MLSLLEEMPVLIFIGAIVFNWLSTFLGASLVYVTDKENKHLVSIALGSSAGIMIAASFFSLILPAMDLLEGLSKWYLLIIPAGFFCGVLFLTLCDKLLPHEHMMSHEREGVKAKLSQNQLLMLAMTLHNIPEGLAVGVAFACAQHDIIPALILSIGIGIQNFPEGTAISLPMHQYGKSKFIAMMYGQFSGIVEIPAAIIGYIFATAINNILPFALSFAAGAMLFVCVEDMIPEASCKNQIDIGAISCMIGFLIMMILDIMLS, encoded by the coding sequence ATGTTATCATTACTCGAAGAAATGCCAGTGCTTATCTTTATTGGTGCAATTGTTTTTAACTGGTTATCAACTTTTTTAGGAGCTAGCCTTGTTTATGTCACAGACAAAGAAAACAAACATCTTGTCTCCATCGCTCTAGGTAGCAGTGCGGGAATTATGATTGCTGCTTCTTTTTTTTCATTGATTCTTCCTGCTATGGATCTTCTAGAGGGATTAAGTAAATGGTATTTACTCATAATTCCAGCAGGTTTTTTCTGTGGAGTTCTTTTCTTAACACTATGTGATAAATTACTTCCGCATGAACATATGATGTCGCATGAACGTGAAGGTGTCAAAGCAAAATTATCACAAAATCAATTATTAATGTTAGCAATGACTTTGCATAATATTCCTGAAGGATTAGCTGTTGGTGTGGCTTTTGCATGTGCTCAACATGATATCATACCAGCATTAATTTTATCCATTGGTATCGGTATTCAAAATTTTCCTGAAGGAACTGCTATTTCCTTACCTATGCATCAATATGGCAAAAGTAAATTCATTGCTATGATGTATGGTCAATTTTCTGGAATTGTTGAAATTCCAGCAGCTATTATTGGTTATATTTTTGCAACAGCAATTAATAATATTCTCCCCTTTGCACTCTCTTTTGCAGCCGGTGCAATGTTATTTGTTTGTGTTGAAGATATGATTCCTGAAGCATCGTGTAAAAATCAAATTGATATTGGTGCTATTTCATGCATGATTGGTTTTCTCATTATGATGATCTTAGATATTATGTTGTCGTAA
- a CDS encoding DUF3792 family protein: protein MKKTIRTYINTLLLFLIPFVVISLILAILSYFMQTNSFVVNMIIQVISYLLLIVSALYFTSQISEKRLSHCLCFTLIYFLISLLIHLGNIHYLHLFMKSLLFIFIGIFKEIRTRKIA, encoded by the coding sequence ATGAAAAAAACAATACGTACTTATATCAATACCTTATTATTATTTCTCATTCCCTTTGTAGTGATTTCACTTATTCTTGCCATTTTATCATATTTCATGCAAACAAATTCATTTGTTGTCAATATGATTATTCAAGTGATTTCTTATTTATTGTTAATTGTTTCAGCGCTTTATTTTACTTCACAAATATCTGAAAAAAGATTATCTCATTGTTTATGTTTTACGCTTATTTATTTTTTAATAAGTTTACTTATTCATTTAGGTAATATTCATTATTTGCATCTCTTTATGAAATCATTATTATTTATTTTTATTGGTATTTTTAAAGAAATACGAACTCGTAAAATTGCATAA
- a CDS encoding YoaK family protein, with amino-acid sequence MNEKRQMSDTIRIGIMLAIVGGFLDAYTYLCRGEVFANAQTGNMVLFGIKLIKQNYIQALYYLLPILAFLIGVIVAEMIKRHFLENTKVHWRQIILCIEWFVLLIVAFLPQEYNMLCNIMISFVCSLQVESFRKFHGMPYASTMCTGNLRSATENLYLYFHTKDKKTLQRSLDYYIIILFFIIGASLGVIFINILNIQAILISMLFLILITIFMFVEQVG; translated from the coding sequence ATGAATGAAAAAAGACAGATGTCTGATACCATTCGTATTGGTATTATGCTAGCTATTGTTGGGGGCTTTTTGGATGCATATACCTATTTATGTCGTGGTGAAGTTTTTGCCAATGCCCAAACAGGGAATATGGTTTTATTTGGAATCAAACTCATTAAACAAAATTATATTCAGGCACTCTATTATCTTTTACCTATATTGGCTTTTCTAATAGGTGTAATTGTGGCTGAGATGATTAAACGTCATTTCTTAGAAAATACAAAAGTCCATTGGCGACAAATCATATTATGTATAGAATGGTTTGTCTTGCTCATTGTCGCTTTTTTACCACAAGAATATAATATGTTATGTAATATCATGATTTCTTTTGTATGCTCATTACAAGTCGAAAGTTTTAGAAAATTTCACGGTATGCCATATGCTTCTACAATGTGTACAGGTAATTTAAGAAGTGCAACTGAAAATTTATATCTCTATTTTCATACAAAAGATAAAAAGACTCTACAAAGGAGTCTTGACTATTACATTATTATTTTATTCTTTATTATTGGAGCAAGTTTAGGTGTTATCTTTATCAATATATTGAATATACAAGCTATTTTGATATCGATGCTTTTTTTAATTCTGATTACGATTTTTATGTTTGTTGAACAGGTTGGTTAA
- a CDS encoding ABC transporter substrate-binding protein, which translates to MKKLAVCMLALGLMLTGCGSNDAGESKAKDLSEVKIGAIQLAQHPALDKAYEGFQETLKEAGISKDQIDYQNASGEPSNCQTITEKFANDNVDLIYAIATDALQAAANKTTTIPIIGAAVTNFEEAGVVKSNEKPETNVTGASDMNPVKEQMELLKKLVPNVKKVAIFYCSDEANSVYQGNIAKDAATKNGLEPTIVTVPNDSSAIQQVAESMIGKYDAVYIPTDNLLASNMATVAQITNANHLPCIVGEESMCSNGGLATLSLDYYTVGVNAAKQALAILKGEAKPEETPISFIEAKDCKYFINKKVATQLGITIPTDLDATIIGE; encoded by the coding sequence ATGAAAAAATTAGCTGTATGTATGCTTGCTTTAGGATTAATGCTGACTGGATGTGGCAGCAATGATGCCGGTGAAAGCAAAGCCAAAGATTTATCTGAAGTCAAAATTGGTGCTATTCAATTAGCACAACATCCTGCATTGGATAAAGCATATGAGGGATTTCAAGAAACATTAAAAGAGGCTGGAATCAGTAAAGATCAAATTGATTATCAAAATGCGAGTGGAGAACCATCTAACTGCCAAACAATTACTGAAAAATTTGCTAATGATAATGTTGATCTTATTTACGCAATTGCGACTGATGCTCTGCAGGCAGCAGCCAATAAGACAACAACAATTCCAATTATTGGTGCAGCAGTGACAAACTTTGAAGAAGCTGGGGTTGTAAAATCAAACGAAAAACCTGAAACAAATGTTACTGGTGCAAGTGATATGAATCCAGTTAAAGAACAAATGGAATTATTAAAGAAATTAGTTCCTAATGTTAAAAAAGTAGCAATTTTCTATTGTAGCGATGAAGCCAATTCAGTTTATCAAGGAAACATTGCAAAAGATGCTGCAACAAAAAATGGTTTAGAACCTACAATTGTGACTGTTCCAAATGATTCAAGTGCAATTCAACAAGTGGCTGAATCTATGATTGGAAAATATGATGCTGTTTATATTCCAACTGATAATTTATTAGCATCAAATATGGCAACTGTTGCTCAAATTACAAATGCCAATCATTTACCTTGTATTGTTGGTGAAGAAAGTATGTGTTCTAATGGTGGTTTAGCAACATTGAGTCTAGATTATTATACTGTTGGTGTCAATGCTGCAAAACAAGCTTTAGCTATCTTAAAAGGTGAAGCCAAACCTGAAGAAACACCAATTTCATTCATTGAAGCAAAAGATTGTAAATATTTTATCAATAAAAAAGTTGCAACTCAATTAGGAATAACAATTCCAACTGATTTAGATGCAACAATTATTGGAGAATAG
- a CDS encoding potassium/proton antiporter, with amino-acid sequence MNSILLIGAIVIIICMLCSQLSNKFGIPVLFFFILLGMIFGSDGLFKIPFEDFHFAENLCSIALIFIIFYGGFTTNWKQAKKVAPVSIILSSLGVILTAIITGLFCYYVLHFEWLESLLIGSVLSSTDAASVFSILRSKQLNLKYKSASLLELESGSNDPWAYTLTVIILSLMSQNISIQDIFFIAFSQIVFGLIFGAVIAYISVKIFDHFQSELSGMSTLIMVAIVILSYALPSYFNGNGYISAYIVGIVLGNIKIEDKKGLVHFFDGIVELFQMFLFFLLGLLAFPSQIPSLLGDALWIALFITFLARPAVVWLIMKIYHRPFQQILLVSFAGLRGATSIVFAIMVTVSSAYTKNDIFHIVFCIVLLSIAIQGTLLPYLAKYLFMIDEKDNVLKTFTDYSEETNIQFINLKMTENHPWIHMSIKDIVLPPQTRIVMIKRHNIKMIPKGDRCIEKDDELILSAFESQTDDDMILTEMRIDESNDWLNCYLKDLELHHALIILIKRQGQTLIPTGDVQLLDQDIIVMAHSKK; translated from the coding sequence ATGAATTCAATTTTATTAATTGGAGCTATTGTTATTATAATATGTATGTTATGTAGTCAACTTTCAAATAAATTTGGTATTCCAGTCTTATTTTTCTTTATTTTATTAGGAATGATTTTTGGAAGTGATGGTTTATTTAAAATTCCTTTTGAAGATTTCCACTTTGCTGAAAATTTATGCAGTATTGCATTAATATTTATTATTTTTTATGGTGGTTTTACAACCAATTGGAAACAAGCAAAGAAAGTTGCTCCTGTTTCTATTATCTTGTCCTCTTTGGGAGTTATATTAACTGCTATAATAACAGGATTATTCTGTTATTATGTATTACATTTTGAATGGTTAGAAAGTTTATTAATTGGTTCTGTTTTATCTTCAACAGATGCAGCAAGTGTATTTTCTATTTTACGTAGTAAACAGTTAAATCTCAAATATAAGAGTGCATCTTTACTAGAATTAGAAAGTGGGAGTAATGACCCTTGGGCTTATACTTTAACAGTTATTATTTTATCTTTAATGTCGCAAAATATAAGTATTCAAGATATTTTCTTCATTGCTTTTTCTCAAATAGTATTTGGATTGATTTTTGGTGCTGTTATAGCTTATATCTCAGTCAAGATATTTGATCATTTTCAGTCTGAATTATCTGGAATGTCCACTCTCATTATGGTTGCTATTGTTATTCTTTCTTATGCTCTGCCATCTTATTTTAATGGTAATGGCTATATAAGTGCTTATATCGTTGGAATTGTATTAGGAAATATTAAAATTGAAGATAAGAAAGGACTTGTGCATTTTTTTGATGGTATTGTAGAACTCTTTCAAATGTTTCTTTTTTTCCTTTTAGGTCTCCTCGCTTTCCCTTCTCAAATTCCTTCACTGCTAGGTGATGCTCTTTGGATCGCCCTATTTATTACTTTTTTAGCAAGACCTGCTGTTGTCTGGTTAATTATGAAAATCTATCATAGACCGTTTCAGCAGATTCTGCTTGTTAGTTTTGCTGGTTTAAGAGGAGCCACATCTATTGTTTTTGCAATTATGGTAACCGTTTCTTCAGCCTATACCAAAAATGATATTTTCCATATTGTATTTTGTATTGTTCTTTTGTCTATTGCAATTCAAGGAACACTTCTGCCCTATCTTGCAAAATACCTTTTTATGATTGATGAAAAAGATAATGTATTAAAAACTTTTACAGATTATAGTGAAGAAACAAATATACAATTTATTAATTTGAAGATGACAGAAAATCATCCTTGGATTCATATGTCTATTAAAGATATTGTTTTACCACCACAAACCCGTATTGTTATGATTAAACGTCATAATATAAAAATGATTCCAAAAGGTGACAGATGCATAGAAAAAGATGATGAATTGATTTTAAGTGCATTTGAATCACAAACTGATGATGATATGATATTGACTGAAATGCGCATTGATGAAAGCAATGATTGGTTAAATTGTTATTTAAAAGATTTAGAACTACACCATGCTTTGATTATTTTAATCAAACGACAAGGCCAAACATTGATTCCTACTGGCGATGTACAATTATTAGATCAAGATATTATTGTTATGGCTCATAGTAAAAAGTAA